TCGGCTGATGGTCGCCAAAAAAGACAAGAACAACCGGTCTGCCGATATTGCGGAGCTCGTTGATAAAGTACTCGAGGTCCCGGTCGGATGCGTTGATGCAGGTGAGATAGGTGTTGAGCGCGCTGTTGGCACCCTCACTGGCTCCCTCGACCCAATAGTTTGTCAGCTCTTCGGCGGGAACGGTGCCATAGTCGTAGCCGCCGTGATTTTGCATCGTGACGTCAAAGATGAACTGCGGGGCTTCGTCGGTTCTAAGCAGGTCGAGTATCTTGTCGTAGGTGGCGTAGTCGCATACGCCGGCATGGTAATAGGGCGCACCTTCGAAATCGCCGATTGAAAGAAAGTCTCCAAAGCCCAGCTGCTGATAGATCTTATCTCGATGGTAGTTGACGGGGTTTTGCGGGTGCATAGCGGTAGTGGTATACCCAAGCTCTTTAAGGTTCTTTGCCAGGCTGTTGACGCCATTCATCTGATACAGCTGATAGGGGATTTTGCCTAATCCGACAAAGGCCGTTGTCGCTCCGGTCAAAAATTCGAATTCGGAGTTCGCCGTTCCGCCACCGGCGACCGAAGCGAGCATGGTGCCGCGAACAAGTGTGTCGGGAAGCGAGTTGTAGAATGCGGGGCCGGTGTACCCGGCCGTCTGGAGCTGCTCAAAGCACGAAAGGTCGCTAAAACTCTCGTTCATGACGGCAACAATCGTCGGCTTGATTTCATTGAACTGGGCAACGGCCGCCGCGCGCTGCTCGCTCGAGCCATATGTGCTGTCGTAGGCGGCGGCGAGCTCCTGCTCGATGCTCTGCGCCTCATCGGGCGTATAGTCTTCGGGCTTCTCAATGGGCAACTCGTTGACCATTTCGGTGAACGAAGTGATAAAACCCTGAGACGCATACGTGGTGATGGGCTGCCAACGGTCAAATCCAAAATCCAGCGCCTGCTCCAAGTCGATGTTGGAAAAGCCTGAGAGCCCCACAACGGTCACTAGCAGAAAAGCACAGAGGTTAGCGGCGATAGCGGGGAAGACATGGGTGGGCGTACGGAGCTTTCGCGGTCGGATGAGCGAAAGAAGCCCCAGGGAAATCTCCAGCAGGGCGAGAGAGGTTACGATTCCGGCGGTAAAGGTAAACTCGTATCCCTCGCTCACTTCCATTGCGGTGCCAAGGGCCAAGATATCGCTTGGCAGGATGGCTTCGCCTTTAAACGTTATGACGAAGTGCTCGGCAATGCCAAGGATGCAGCAGACGACGGGCACGAGGGCCATGACGCCTCCATGACGCTGTCCCAGCAAATAAAGGGAGAGCAGAACCATCGCGAGCAGCCCGACGGAAAACCCGAATGAGTTGGCGGGAATGCGATAGAACGTTTCGTTGCAGGCAATTTCGAGTGAAACGAACGAGAGCGCTGAAACAGCGGCGATGACAAGGATGTCACGGCAAATACAGGCAACTGTTCCCGTCGCAAGGTCGGTTTGGTCGATAAGTCCCGAAACCAAGGGCTCGACAAGAAGCATGACGGCGGCAGCACCGAGCGCCGAATAAGAAAGGACCCATAGGGAGCTGCCCTCATTTACGAGCAATTGATTCGTAACCCATGCAGCTACCACGCCGAGCGGGATGAGGAGCGTCGCGCACCAAAAGACGCGGGCAATGGGTGGCTTTTCGTTGCGTTTGATTGAAAAATACACGCGCACGACGACGGCGGCTACGATAAGGATGGCGATGAATATGGGCAGATTGGCCATGTCGCTCGAAGTGATTTCAAGGGGGATATCTTCGGTCATGGACGTTCCTCTGGTACAGCAAATTAAGTTCAGTATTAGATTACTGTAACCTTTCCACGGCATTTCGAGAAACAAAGCGCCCGATACGCAAAGCTAAAGGTCTGCGAATCTTGTATTACGAACATCTGTGCGCGTCGAGTGCGCTAAACTCATCGGCAGTATGATTTGATGCAATAGGAGGCAAGGAGCTTCCATGTCTGATTCTTCTATCGTTATTCGCGGCGCTCGTGAGCACAACCTCCGTGATATCGATGTTTCCATTCCGCGTGACCAACTCGTGGTCATTACCGGTCTTTCTGGCTCGGGCAAGAGTTCGCTGGCATTCGACACTATCTATGCCGAGGGCCAGCGTCGATACGTCGAGAGCCTTTCGAGTTATGCGCGCCAGTTCTTGGGCCAGATGGACAAACCCGACTTGGATTCAATCGACGGCCTTTCGCCGGCTGTCTCAATTGATCAAAAGACGACATCCAAGAACCCGCGCTCGACGGTTGGCACCGTAACCGAGATTTATGACTATCTGCGCCTGCTGTTCGCCCGTGTGGGCACCCCGCACTGTCCCGAATGCGGCCGTGTCATTGAGCGTCAGACGACCGATCAGGTTGCCGACAAGGTCTTGGCGGCGGGGGAGGGCCGCCGCGCGTTTGTGCTGGCACCGGTGGTACGCGGGCGAAAAGGCGAGTACACCAAACTGTTTGAGGACCTTCGCGCCGAGGGCTTTAGCCGCGTGCGTGTCGACGGTGAAGTGCGCTCGCTCGACGATCCGATCGATTTGGACAAGAAGTTCAAGCACGATATCGAGGTCGTGGTCGATCGCATCGTGATCCGTGAGAACTCTCTGGGCCGTATCGCCGAGTCCGTTGAACAGGCGACTGCGTTGGCGCACGGCAATGTGAACGTATACTTGCTGCCCGACCGCGACGCTCCCGAGGGGACCGAAGGCGAGTTGCTGGAGTATTCGCTGGCGTTGGCGTGCCCGGAGCATGGACACTCCATCGATGACCTGCAGCCGCGCGATTTCTCGTTCAACGCGCCCTATGGCGCGTGCCCCGAGTGCGATGGCCTGGGTTTTAAGAAGACGGTCGATGCCGAGGCCCTAATCGAAGACCCCTCGAAGTCGATCGCCGACGGGGTCTTTGGCAGCCTGTTTGGCAACTCTAACTACTATCCGCAGATTTTCGCTGCGGTTTGTAAGCACTTCAAGGTGAGCGTCGATACGCCGTGGGAGGATCTA
The DNA window shown above is from Collinsella aerofaciens and carries:
- a CDS encoding LTA synthase family protein, giving the protein MTEDIPLEITSSDMANLPIFIAILIVAAVVVRVYFSIKRNEKPPIARVFWCATLLIPLGVVAAWVTNQLLVNEGSSLWVLSYSALGAAAVMLLVEPLVSGLIDQTDLATGTVACICRDILVIAAVSALSFVSLEIACNETFYRIPANSFGFSVGLLAMVLLSLYLLGQRHGGVMALVPVVCCILGIAEHFVITFKGEAILPSDILALGTAMEVSEGYEFTFTAGIVTSLALLEISLGLLSLIRPRKLRTPTHVFPAIAANLCAFLLVTVVGLSGFSNIDLEQALDFGFDRWQPITTYASQGFITSFTEMVNELPIEKPEDYTPDEAQSIEQELAAAYDSTYGSSEQRAAAVAQFNEIKPTIVAVMNESFSDLSCFEQLQTAGYTGPAFYNSLPDTLVRGTMLASVAGGGTANSEFEFLTGATTAFVGLGKIPYQLYQMNGVNSLAKNLKELGYTTTAMHPQNPVNYHRDKIYQQLGFGDFLSIGDFEGAPYYHAGVCDYATYDKILDLLRTDEAPQFIFDVTMQNHGGYDYGTVPAEELTNYWVEGASEGANSALNTYLTCINASDRDLEYFINELRNIGRPVVLVFFGDHQPSAATTLNDELYPQEDTASHAFRIYQSTYLVWANYEIAGNTELNVYDTVGANEIAAITLNKIGAPLTNYQKALLATRSDVPTINVAGYLGADGLRYDLESEDSPYASTIDKLQRMQYLEFASKVQ